From one Macaca nemestrina isolate mMacNem1 chromosome 3, mMacNem.hap1, whole genome shotgun sequence genomic stretch:
- the LOC105488656 gene encoding transketolase-like protein 2 → MANDAKPDVKTVQVLRDAANRLRIHSIRATCASGSGHLTSCCSAAEVVSVLFFHTMKYKQTDPEHPDNDRFILSKGHAAPILYAAWVEVGDIGESDLLNLRKLHSDLEGHPTPRLPFVDMATGSLGQGLGAACGMAYTGKYLDKASYRVFCLMGDGESSEGSVWEAFAFASHYNLDNLVAVFDVNRLGQSGPAPLEHGADIYQNCCEAFGWNTYLVDGHDVEALCQVFWQASQVKNKPTAIVAKTFKGRGIPNIEDAENWHGKPVPKERADAIVKLIESQIQTNENPRPKPPVEDSPQIIITDIKMTSPPAYKVGDKIATQKTYGLALAKLGRANERVIVLSGDTMNSTFSEIFRKEHPERFIECVIAEQNMVSVALGCATRGRTIAFASAFAAFFTRAFDQLRMGAISQANINLIGSHCGVSSGEDGPSQMALEDLAMFRSIPNCTVFYPSDAISTEHAVYLAANTKGMCFIRTSQPETAVIYTPQENFEIGQAKVVRHSVNDKVTVIGAGVTLHEALAAADHLSQQGISVRVIDPFTIKPLDAATIISSAKATGGRVITVEDHYREGGIGEAVCAAVSREPDILVHQLAVSGVPQHGKTSELLDMFGISTRHIIAAITLILMK, encoded by the coding sequence ATGGCCAACGACGCCAAGCCCGATGTGAAGACTGTGCAGGTGCTGCGGGACGCCGCCAACCGCCTGCGGATCCATTCCATCAGGGCCACGTGTGCCTCTGGTTCTGGCCACCTCACGTCGTGCTGCAGTGCAGCGGAGGTCGTGTCTGTCCTCTTCTTCCACACGATGAAGTATAAACAGACAGACCCAGAACATCCGGACAATGACCGGTTCATCCTCTCCAAGGGACATGCTGCTCCCATCCTCTATGCTGCTTGGGTGGAGGTGGGTGACATCGGTGAATCTGACTTGCTGAACCTGAGGAAACTTCACAGTGACTTGGAGGGACACCCTACTCCCCGACTGCCGTTTGTTGACATGGCAACAGGGTCCCTAGGGCAGGGATTAGGTGCTGCATGTGGAATGGCTTATACTGGCAAGTACCTTGACAAGGCCAGTTACCGGGTGTTCTGCCTTATGGGAGATGGCGAATCCTCAGAAGGCTCTGTGTGGGAGGCTTTCGCTTTTGCCTCCCACTACAACTTGGACAATCTCGTGGCGGTCTTCGATGTGAACCGCTTGGGACAAAGTGGCCCTGCACCCCTTGAACATGGCGCAGACATCTACCAGAATTGCTGTGAGGCCTTTGGATGGAATACTTACTTAGTGGATGGCCATGATGTGGAAGCCTTGTGCCAAGTATTTTGGCAAGCAAGTCAAGTGAAGAACAAACCTACTGCTATAGTTGCCAAGACCTTCAAAGGTCGGGGTATTCCAAATATTGAGGATGCAGAAAATTGGCATGGAAAGCCAGTGCCAAAAGAAAGAGCAGATGCAATTGTCAAATTAATTGAGAGTCAGATACAGACCAATGAGAATCCCAGACCAAAACCACCTGTGGAAGACTCACCTCAAATCATCATCACAGATATAAAAATGACCTCCCCACCTGCTTACAAAGTTGGTGACAAGATAGCTACTCAGAAAacatatggtttggctctggcTAAACTGGGCCGTGCAAATGAAAGAGTTATTGTTCTGAGTGGTGACACAATGAACTCCACCTTTTCTGAGATATTCAGGAAGGAACATCCTGAGCGTTTCATAGAGTGTGTTATTGCTGAGCAAAACATGGTAAGTGTGGCACTAGGCTGTGCCACACGTGGTCGAACCATTGCTTTTGCTAGTGCTTTTGCTGCCTTTTTTACTAGAGCATTTGATCAGCTCCGAATGGGAGCCATTTCTCAAGCCAATATCAACCTTATTGGTTCCCACTGTGGGGTATCCTCTGGAGAAGATGGACCCTCCCAAATGGCCCTGGAGGATCTAGCCATGTTCCGAAGCATTCCTAATTGCACTGTTTTCTATCCAAGTGATGCCATCTCAACAGAGCATGCTGTTTATCTAGCTGCCAATACCAAAGGAATGTGCTTCATTCGAACCAGCCAACCAGAAACTGCAGTTATTTATACCCCACAAGAAAATTTTGAGATTGGCCAGGCCAAGGTGGTCCGCCACAGTGTCAATGATAAAGTCACAGTAATTGGAGCTGGAGTTACTCTCCATGAAGCCTTAGCAGCTGCTGACCATCTTTCTCAACAAGGTATTTCTGTCCGTGTCATCGACCCATTTACCATTAAACCCCTGGATGCCGCCACCATCATCTCCAGTGCAAAAGCCACAGGCGGCCGAGTTATCACAGTGGAGGATCACTACAGGGAAGGTGGCATTGGAGAAGCTGTTTGTGCAGCTGTCTCCAGGGAGCCTGATATCCTTGTTCATCAACTGGCAGTGTCAGGAGTGCCTCAACATGGGAAAACTAGTGAATTGCTGGATATGTTTGGAATCAGTACCAGACACATTATAGCAGCCATAACACTTATTTTAATGAAGTAA